A single Xenopus laevis strain J_2021 chromosome 3S, Xenopus_laevis_v10.1, whole genome shotgun sequence DNA region contains:
- the ubl7.S gene encoding ubiquitin like 7 S homeolog, with amino-acid sequence MSDLHICVQLADQPLTPKSIVHLPAQVSCGHQVLVVKQLIAAMLPDSLPDPELIDLIHCGRRLKDDQTLEFYGVQSGSTIHILRRAWPEPPPRPEPVDKVAASREFRALHTALHTGSAYRNAVFKLLGNRESLEQIIVATPGLRADPVAMGVLQDKDLFTVFTDPSMLDTLVSSHPALVNAIILILHSVSGSSALPPPDASAHTVPPTTLHMPGGFLFDGLSDEEEDFPQAAHSIPSTSTSGLRPASLGYTGAAGPRPITQSELATALALASTPESSSHTPTPGTQGHSSGTSPMSSSVQSGTPITNDLFSQALQHALQASSQTPLQSQWQPQLQQLRNMGIRDEELSLRALQATGGDIQAALELIFAGGAL; translated from the exons atgTCAGACCTTCACATCTGTGTCCAGCTGGCAGACCAGCCGCTGACTCCTAAATCCATTGTGCACCTCCCCGCACAGGTTTCATGTGGCCATCAAGTGTTGGTGGTGAAACAGCTAATAGCCGCCATGCTGCCCGACTCACTGCCTGACCCTGAGTTAATTG ATCTGATTCACTGCGGTCGCAGGCTTAAAGACGATCAGACACTTGAATTCTATGGAGTCCAGTCTGGAAGCACAATACATATCTTGCGCAGAGCATGGCCAGAACCTCCACCTAGGCCTG AACCAGTAGACAAAGTTGCTGCCAGCCGCGAATTTCGAGCTCTGCATACAGCACTGCACACAGGCTCTGCATATCGGAATGCT GTATTCAAGCTTCTAGGCAACAGAGAATCCTTGGAACAGATAATTGTGGCCACACCTGGCCTCCGAGCTGACCCTGTTGCCATGG GAGTTCTACAAGATAAAGACCTCTTCACGGTGTTCACTGATCCCAGCATGCTGGACAC ACTGGTGTCATCCCATCCTGCCCTGGTAAATGCAATTATACTTATTCTACATTCAGTGAGTGGCTCCTCTGCCTTACCACCCCCAGATGCATCTGCTCACACAGTTCCTCCTACTACTCTCCACATGCCAG GTGGTTTTTTGTTTGATGGCCTTTCAGATGAGGAGGAGGATTTTCCACAG GCGGCTCATTCGATACCATCCACTAGTACTTCTGGTCTACGTCCAGCTTCCCTTGGCTACACAGGAGCGGCTGGACCTCGCCCTATAACGCAGAGTGAGCTAGCCACAGCTCTAGCACTTGCCAGTACTCCAGAGAGTAGCTCTCACACCCCAACTCCTGGAACCCAG GGTCATTCCTCCGGAACATCTCCCATGTCATCCAGTGTGCAGTCAGGAACACCAATCACAAATGACTTGTTCAGCCAGGCTCTTCAGCATGCTCTACAAGCCTCCAGCCAAACGCCACTGCAG AGTCAGTGGCAACCACAGCTCCAGCAATTGCGTAATATGGGTATTCGTGATGAAGAACTGAGTCTGAGGGCTCTACAAGCTACTGGAGGGGACATTCAGGCTGCCCTGGAACTTATATTTGCAGGAGGTGCTCTCTAA
- the ubl7.S gene encoding ubiquitin like 7 S homeolog isoform X1, with product MSDLHICVQLADQPLTPKSIVHLPAQVSCGHQVLVVKQLIAAMLPDSLPDPELIDLIHCGRRLKDDQTLEFYGVQSGSTIHILRRAWPEPPPRPEPVDKVAASREFRALHTALHTGSAYRNAVFKLLGNRESLEQIIVATPGLRADPVAMGVLQDKDLFTVFTDPSMLDTLVSSHPALVNAIILILHSVSGSSALPPPDASAHTVPPTTLHMPGGFLFDGLSDEEEDFPQQAAHSIPSTSTSGLRPASLGYTGAAGPRPITQSELATALALASTPESSSHTPTPGTQGHSSGTSPMSSSVQSGTPITNDLFSQALQHALQASSQTPLQSQWQPQLQQLRNMGIRDEELSLRALQATGGDIQAALELIFAGGAL from the exons atgTCAGACCTTCACATCTGTGTCCAGCTGGCAGACCAGCCGCTGACTCCTAAATCCATTGTGCACCTCCCCGCACAGGTTTCATGTGGCCATCAAGTGTTGGTGGTGAAACAGCTAATAGCCGCCATGCTGCCCGACTCACTGCCTGACCCTGAGTTAATTG ATCTGATTCACTGCGGTCGCAGGCTTAAAGACGATCAGACACTTGAATTCTATGGAGTCCAGTCTGGAAGCACAATACATATCTTGCGCAGAGCATGGCCAGAACCTCCACCTAGGCCTG AACCAGTAGACAAAGTTGCTGCCAGCCGCGAATTTCGAGCTCTGCATACAGCACTGCACACAGGCTCTGCATATCGGAATGCT GTATTCAAGCTTCTAGGCAACAGAGAATCCTTGGAACAGATAATTGTGGCCACACCTGGCCTCCGAGCTGACCCTGTTGCCATGG GAGTTCTACAAGATAAAGACCTCTTCACGGTGTTCACTGATCCCAGCATGCTGGACAC ACTGGTGTCATCCCATCCTGCCCTGGTAAATGCAATTATACTTATTCTACATTCAGTGAGTGGCTCCTCTGCCTTACCACCCCCAGATGCATCTGCTCACACAGTTCCTCCTACTACTCTCCACATGCCAG GTGGTTTTTTGTTTGATGGCCTTTCAGATGAGGAGGAGGATTTTCCACAG cagGCGGCTCATTCGATACCATCCACTAGTACTTCTGGTCTACGTCCAGCTTCCCTTGGCTACACAGGAGCGGCTGGACCTCGCCCTATAACGCAGAGTGAGCTAGCCACAGCTCTAGCACTTGCCAGTACTCCAGAGAGTAGCTCTCACACCCCAACTCCTGGAACCCAG GGTCATTCCTCCGGAACATCTCCCATGTCATCCAGTGTGCAGTCAGGAACACCAATCACAAATGACTTGTTCAGCCAGGCTCTTCAGCATGCTCTACAAGCCTCCAGCCAAACGCCACTGCAG AGTCAGTGGCAACCACAGCTCCAGCAATTGCGTAATATGGGTATTCGTGATGAAGAACTGAGTCTGAGGGCTCTACAAGCTACTGGAGGGGACATTCAGGCTGCCCTGGAACTTATATTTGCAGGAGGTGCTCTCTAA